Proteins from a genomic interval of Capsicum annuum cultivar UCD-10X-F1 chromosome 4, UCD10Xv1.1, whole genome shotgun sequence:
- the LOC107867756 gene encoding pentatricopeptide repeat-containing protein At1g43980, mitochondrial isoform X2 → MYQFVQRVYRYHTHSLSFYSRLITQSLSFTSLQILHGKLIKLGFNKNTFLGNCCLDMYSKVGEKVDALKVFDETPIKNVVSWNMCLKVFVKFGDVENARQLFDEMPERDVVSWNSMISGYASDGLFENALGVFLEMQKYGIRPSGYTFSILISYVEFAFHGKEIHGNMLRNGVDLGNVVVGNTLIDFYGKLGLLDYATGVFLAMETVDVISWNSLISSCCKSGLEKGKQILCLCIKMGVLCNTIVSSAAIDLFSNCHRIEDSARLFRDSDIWDTALCNSMISSYAQNSLEEGALRLFVLTLRENVRPTEFTLSCILSCSTTFPVDLGIQAHSLVIKLGFVSDPVVSTSLVDMYCKYGLIDSASNIFNGLLTRDLISWNAMIFGLAINGEPTKALSLYYELLEVGGQPDQITLTTVLLACSYGGFVDEGIAIFSSMEEQFGVRPGIEHYTCVVGMMTRAGKLEEAGDILQNMPHEPNSEIWESILLACDIYGYLKETEKVAGKIMELAPESSLPYLVLAQVYESRGRWESLVRVRKEMKERIKKEVDSYSWISVCNCVIMFQANRTLSCGSKDIGIYSTLRLLMEDSRDEGLCLAVEE, encoded by the exons ATGTACCAATTTGTACAAAGAGTTTACAGATACCACACACATTCACTTTCGTTTTATTCTCGCCTCATAACCCAGTCCCTCTCATTCACTTCTCTGCAAATACTTCATGGGAAATTGATAAAACTTGGTTTCAACAAGAATACTTTTCTGGGTAATTGTTGTCTTGATATGTACAGCAAAGTTGGAGAAAAAGTTGATGCTttaaaagtgtttgatgaaacacccatCAAGAATGTTGTGTCATGGAACATGTGTTTGAAAGTCTTCGTGAAATTTGGTGATGTGGAAAATGCACGtcaattgtttgatgaaatgcctgaGAGAGATGTTGTGAGTTGGAATTCGATGATTTCGGGGTATGCTTCAGATGGGTTGTTTGAGAATGCTTTGGGTGTTTTCTTGGAAATGCAAAAGTATGGTATTAGGCCTAGTGGATATACTTTCTCGATATTGATTTCGTATGTAGAGTTTGCTTTCCATGGCAAGGAAATACATGGAAACATGCTGAGGAATGGTGTGGATTTGGGTAATGTGGTGGTTGGGAATACGCTGATTGATTTTTATGGAAAGCTTGGGTTATTGGACTATGCTACTGGTGTATTTTTAGCGATGGAGACGGTGGATGTTATTTCATGGAACTCGTTGATTTCGAGCTGTTGTAAATCAGG TTTGGAGAAGGGCAAGCAAATCTTATGTCTTTGCATAAAGATGGGGGTTTTGTGCAACACGATTGTTTCAAGTGCAGCAATTGACTTGTTTTCTAACTGCCACAGAATTGAGGATTCAGCTCGCTTATTCAGGGATTCAGATATTTGGGATACAGCTCTGTGCAATTCGATGATTTCGAGCTATGCACAGAACAGTTTAGAAGAAGGCGCCTTACGTTTATTCGTCCTAACTTTGAGGGAGAATGTTAGACCTACTGAGTTTACACTCAGCTGCATTCTTAGCTGTTCCACAACCTTCCCTGTGGACCTGGGGATTCAAGCCCATTCTTTGGTAATCAAGTTGGGGTTTGTATCAGATCCTGTTGTTTCCACTTCACTTGTAGACATGTACTGTAAGTACGGATTAATTGATTCTGCCTCTAATATTTTCAACGGGCTACTAACAAGAGATTTGATATCTTGGAATGCCATGATCTTTGGGCTGGCTATCAATGGTGAACCTACCAAAGCACTCAGTCTTTATTATGAACTACTTGAAGTCGGTGGTCAACCTGATCAAATAACATTGACCACTGTTCTGTTAGCTTGCAGCTATGGTGGTTTTGTCGATGAAGGTATAGCTATATTTTCTTCAATGGAAGAGCAATTTGGAGTTAGACCTGGCATTGAGCACTACACTTGTGTTGTGGGCATGATGACCAGAGCTGGTAAACTTGAAGAAGCTGGAGATATATTACAAAATATGCCTCATGAGCCCAACAGCGAAATATGGGAATCGATACTTCTTGCTTGTGATATTTATGGATACTTAAAAGAAACTGAAAAGGTTGCAGGGAAGATAATGGAGTTAGCACCAGAATCATCTTTGCCTTATTTGGTGCTAGCGCAAGTATACGAGTCCAGGGGAAGATGGGAGAGCCTTGTTCGGGTCAGGAAGGAGATGAAAGAGAGGATAAAAAAGGAAGTAGATAGTTACAGTTGGATTAGTGTATGCAATTGTGTAATCATGTTCCAAGCAAACCGAACTCTTAGTTGTGGCAGTAAGGACATAGGCATTTATTCAACGTTGAGGCTACTGATGGAGGATTCACGGGATGAAGGTTTATGCCTAGCAGTTGAGGAATAG
- the LOC107867756 gene encoding pentatricopeptide repeat-containing protein At1g43980, mitochondrial isoform X1, which yields MYQFVQRVYRYHTHSLSFYSRLITQSLSFTSLQILHGKLIKLGFNKNTFLGNCCLDMYSKVGEKVDALKVFDETPIKNVVSWNMCLKVFVKFGDVENARQLFDEMPERDVVSWNSMISGYASDGLFENALGVFLEMQKYGIRPSGYTFSILISYVEFAFHGKEIHGNMLRNGVDLGNVVVGNTLIDFYGKLGLLDYATGVFLAMETVDVISWNSLISSCCKSGYEDTALSNFSLMRACEYSPDEFTMSSVLIGCSNLCSLEKGKQILCLCIKMGVLCNTIVSSAAIDLFSNCHRIEDSARLFRDSDIWDTALCNSMISSYAQNSLEEGALRLFVLTLRENVRPTEFTLSCILSCSTTFPVDLGIQAHSLVIKLGFVSDPVVSTSLVDMYCKYGLIDSASNIFNGLLTRDLISWNAMIFGLAINGEPTKALSLYYELLEVGGQPDQITLTTVLLACSYGGFVDEGIAIFSSMEEQFGVRPGIEHYTCVVGMMTRAGKLEEAGDILQNMPHEPNSEIWESILLACDIYGYLKETEKVAGKIMELAPESSLPYLVLAQVYESRGRWESLVRVRKEMKERIKKEVDSYSWISVCNCVIMFQANRTLSCGSKDIGIYSTLRLLMEDSRDEGLCLAVEE from the coding sequence ATGTACCAATTTGTACAAAGAGTTTACAGATACCACACACATTCACTTTCGTTTTATTCTCGCCTCATAACCCAGTCCCTCTCATTCACTTCTCTGCAAATACTTCATGGGAAATTGATAAAACTTGGTTTCAACAAGAATACTTTTCTGGGTAATTGTTGTCTTGATATGTACAGCAAAGTTGGAGAAAAAGTTGATGCTttaaaagtgtttgatgaaacacccatCAAGAATGTTGTGTCATGGAACATGTGTTTGAAAGTCTTCGTGAAATTTGGTGATGTGGAAAATGCACGtcaattgtttgatgaaatgcctgaGAGAGATGTTGTGAGTTGGAATTCGATGATTTCGGGGTATGCTTCAGATGGGTTGTTTGAGAATGCTTTGGGTGTTTTCTTGGAAATGCAAAAGTATGGTATTAGGCCTAGTGGATATACTTTCTCGATATTGATTTCGTATGTAGAGTTTGCTTTCCATGGCAAGGAAATACATGGAAACATGCTGAGGAATGGTGTGGATTTGGGTAATGTGGTGGTTGGGAATACGCTGATTGATTTTTATGGAAAGCTTGGGTTATTGGACTATGCTACTGGTGTATTTTTAGCGATGGAGACGGTGGATGTTATTTCATGGAACTCGTTGATTTCGAGCTGTTGTAAATCAGGGTATGAAGATACAGCTCTGTCTAATTTCTCTTTGATGAGAGCTTGTGAATATTCACCGGATGAGTTCACTATGTCATCAGTGCTTATTGGCTGTTCTAACTTGTGCAGTTTGGAGAAGGGCAAGCAAATCTTATGTCTTTGCATAAAGATGGGGGTTTTGTGCAACACGATTGTTTCAAGTGCAGCAATTGACTTGTTTTCTAACTGCCACAGAATTGAGGATTCAGCTCGCTTATTCAGGGATTCAGATATTTGGGATACAGCTCTGTGCAATTCGATGATTTCGAGCTATGCACAGAACAGTTTAGAAGAAGGCGCCTTACGTTTATTCGTCCTAACTTTGAGGGAGAATGTTAGACCTACTGAGTTTACACTCAGCTGCATTCTTAGCTGTTCCACAACCTTCCCTGTGGACCTGGGGATTCAAGCCCATTCTTTGGTAATCAAGTTGGGGTTTGTATCAGATCCTGTTGTTTCCACTTCACTTGTAGACATGTACTGTAAGTACGGATTAATTGATTCTGCCTCTAATATTTTCAACGGGCTACTAACAAGAGATTTGATATCTTGGAATGCCATGATCTTTGGGCTGGCTATCAATGGTGAACCTACCAAAGCACTCAGTCTTTATTATGAACTACTTGAAGTCGGTGGTCAACCTGATCAAATAACATTGACCACTGTTCTGTTAGCTTGCAGCTATGGTGGTTTTGTCGATGAAGGTATAGCTATATTTTCTTCAATGGAAGAGCAATTTGGAGTTAGACCTGGCATTGAGCACTACACTTGTGTTGTGGGCATGATGACCAGAGCTGGTAAACTTGAAGAAGCTGGAGATATATTACAAAATATGCCTCATGAGCCCAACAGCGAAATATGGGAATCGATACTTCTTGCTTGTGATATTTATGGATACTTAAAAGAAACTGAAAAGGTTGCAGGGAAGATAATGGAGTTAGCACCAGAATCATCTTTGCCTTATTTGGTGCTAGCGCAAGTATACGAGTCCAGGGGAAGATGGGAGAGCCTTGTTCGGGTCAGGAAGGAGATGAAAGAGAGGATAAAAAAGGAAGTAGATAGTTACAGTTGGATTAGTGTATGCAATTGTGTAATCATGTTCCAAGCAAACCGAACTCTTAGTTGTGGCAGTAAGGACATAGGCATTTATTCAACGTTGAGGCTACTGATGGAGGATTCACGGGATGAAGGTTTATGCCTAGCAGTTGAGGAATAG